A region from the Pontixanthobacter aestiaquae genome encodes:
- the frr gene encoding ribosome recycling factor, with amino-acid sequence MAKYDKADIERRMNGAVESLKSDLGGLRTGRANTTLLDPVVCEVYGAMMPLNQVATVSAPEPRLLTVQVWDKSNMAAVEKGIAHANLGLNPMIDGQTLRLPMPDLTEERRKDLAKLAGKYAENAKIAIRNVRRDGMEALKEDEKKKEISEDDRKRSEDEVQKLTDKYVAECDIAAEAKEKEIMTQ; translated from the coding sequence ATGGCAAAATACGACAAGGCCGACATCGAGCGGCGCATGAATGGCGCGGTAGAATCGCTGAAAAGTGATCTGGGCGGTTTGCGTACGGGCCGGGCGAATACGACATTGCTCGATCCTGTGGTGTGCGAAGTCTATGGCGCGATGATGCCGCTTAACCAGGTTGCGACTGTTTCTGCGCCGGAGCCGCGCCTGCTGACGGTGCAAGTGTGGGACAAGTCGAATATGGCAGCGGTCGAGAAGGGCATTGCGCACGCAAATCTGGGCCTCAACCCGATGATCGACGGGCAGACTTTGCGCCTGCCGATGCCCGATCTGACCGAGGAGCGCCGCAAGGATCTGGCCAAGCTCGCGGGCAAATATGCCGAGAACGCGAAAATCGCGATCCGTAATGTGCGCCGTGACGGTATGGAAGCGCTCAAGGAAGACGAGAAGAAGAAGGAAATCTCCGAAGACGACCGCAAGCGGTCCGAGGATGAGGTCCAGAAACTGACCGACAAATATGTTGCCGAATGCGACATTGCGGCCGAGGCCAAAGAAAAAGAAATCATGACCCAGTGA
- the uppS gene encoding polyprenyl diphosphate synthase, with translation MPQFENTAKHVAIIMDGNGRWAKRRMLPRAMGHRQGVEAVRKLVRNVEPMGIDCLTLYAFSSENWKRPEDEVGDLMNLLRKFIKSDLPEFIANDVRLKIIGDYTALEPDIVAQLEDALEQTSKGSRILAVALNYGSQQEIVQAAAKAAEQGAVTEESIAANLYTADLPPLDLLIRTSGEVRLSNFLLWQCAYAEMAFVDVLWPDFTPEHLQQALDDFADRERRFGGR, from the coding sequence ATGCCGCAGTTTGAAAACACCGCCAAACACGTCGCCATTATTATGGATGGCAATGGCCGCTGGGCGAAGCGCAGGATGTTGCCGCGCGCGATGGGGCACCGGCAAGGTGTCGAGGCGGTGCGCAAGCTGGTCCGCAATGTCGAGCCGATGGGGATCGATTGCCTGACGCTTTATGCGTTTTCTTCGGAGAACTGGAAGCGGCCCGAGGACGAAGTTGGCGATCTGATGAATCTGCTGCGCAAGTTCATCAAATCCGATCTGCCCGAGTTTATTGCCAATGACGTGCGGCTGAAAATCATTGGTGATTACACGGCGCTGGAGCCTGATATTGTCGCGCAGCTTGAGGATGCTTTGGAGCAGACTTCCAAAGGCTCACGCATTCTGGCGGTCGCGCTCAATTACGGATCGCAGCAGGAAATTGTCCAAGCAGCGGCCAAGGCTGCAGAGCAGGGCGCAGTGACGGAGGAAAGCATTGCCGCAAACCTCTACACCGCCGATCTGCCGCCGCTCGACCTGCTGATCCGCACCAGCGGAGAGGTTCGTCTGTCGAATTTCCTGCTATGGCAATGCGCCTATGCCGAAATGGCGTTTGTCGATGTGCTGTGGCCGGACTTCACGCCCGAGCATTTGCAACAAGCGCTCGACGATTTCGCCGACCGGGAGCGACGCTTTGGCGGACGGTGA
- a CDS encoding phosphatidate cytidylyltransferase produces the protein MTEAPQKKSDLPVRLASAIVMVAIAGTALWLGGWFWYGFVALVAGGCLFELGRLVRAAFGTGTKPTLMVLAGAAYIGLAGFSLANLPPAVLLGVIAVVIATDVGAYFSGRAIGGPKIAPKISPSKTWAGLIGGMILAGIVSASFFLYNVGEIRFSAMVGIAATIGAVLAVVAQCGDFLESWLKRKAGMKDSSNLIPGHGGVFDRVDGLLPVAIAALPLWAMHP, from the coding sequence ATGACAGAAGCGCCGCAAAAGAAATCCGATCTCCCAGTTAGGCTGGCCTCCGCGATTGTCATGGTTGCGATTGCTGGGACGGCGCTGTGGCTCGGCGGTTGGTTTTGGTATGGCTTTGTTGCGCTCGTTGCGGGGGGGTGTCTGTTCGAACTTGGACGGCTGGTCCGCGCGGCGTTCGGGACGGGTACCAAGCCGACTTTGATGGTTTTGGCGGGGGCCGCCTATATCGGTTTGGCCGGTTTTTCCCTCGCGAATTTGCCGCCTGCTGTTTTGCTGGGCGTTATCGCTGTGGTCATCGCCACCGACGTCGGGGCGTATTTCAGCGGACGTGCAATCGGCGGTCCGAAAATCGCGCCGAAGATCAGCCCGTCCAAAACATGGGCCGGTTTGATTGGAGGTATGATCCTGGCAGGTATCGTTTCTGCCTCGTTCTTTCTTTATAACGTCGGAGAAATCCGGTTTTCGGCGATGGTGGGTATAGCTGCTACGATCGGTGCTGTGCTGGCTGTGGTCGCACAATGTGGGGACTTTCTCGAGAGCTGGCTCAAACGGAAAGCGGGAATGAAGGACAGTTCTAATCTTATCCCCGGCCATGGCGGAGTTTTTGATCGTGTCGATGGGCTGTTGCCCGTCGCTATCGCAGCATTGCCGCTTTGGGCGATGCATCCATGA
- the dxr gene encoding 1-deoxy-D-xylulose-5-phosphate reductoisomerase, with protein sequence MTRTISILGATGSVGASTLDLIRRECETWRVVALTANCSAVELAKLAIEFEAKIAVVGDDACLGDLREALAGTSIEAAGGAQALCDAAARPVDITVAAIVGCAGLAPVMAAIEQGGTIALANKEALVSAGDVMTAAVAKHGATLLPVDSEHNAIFQCLQGNDIEEVRWITLTASGGPFREWTQAQLEAATPKQAVAHPNWDMGAKISVDSATMMNKGLEFIEAHHLFPVGLDRLRIVVHPQSVIHSMVEYRDGSTLAQLGPSDMKVPIASCLAWPKRMETGCEPLDLPAIGELSFFAADEERFPATKLAREAVHAGGAAPATLNAANEVAVAAFLAGQIGFTQIAAMVAETLNNDIQAAPGTLDEVLAVDSDARARAGEVLAEILERD encoded by the coding sequence ATGACCCGCACCATCTCTATCCTCGGTGCAACCGGCTCTGTCGGCGCATCAACCCTCGATCTGATCCGGCGGGAGTGTGAGACATGGCGGGTGGTCGCGCTCACGGCGAATTGCAGTGCAGTGGAGCTGGCGAAATTGGCTATCGAGTTTGAAGCGAAAATTGCAGTGGTGGGCGATGATGCCTGCCTCGGCGATTTGCGCGAGGCTCTAGCCGGGACGTCTATCGAAGCGGCTGGCGGCGCTCAGGCTTTGTGTGATGCGGCTGCGCGGCCGGTCGATATCACGGTCGCGGCGATTGTCGGCTGCGCGGGTCTTGCGCCGGTGATGGCGGCGATAGAGCAGGGCGGGACCATCGCGCTCGCCAATAAGGAAGCGCTGGTCTCGGCCGGTGATGTGATGACTGCGGCGGTTGCCAAGCATGGCGCGACGCTGCTGCCGGTCGATTCCGAGCATAATGCGATTTTCCAGTGCCTTCAGGGCAACGACATCGAGGAAGTCCGCTGGATCACGCTGACTGCCAGCGGCGGACCGTTCCGCGAATGGACGCAGGCGCAGCTAGAGGCCGCAACGCCCAAGCAAGCGGTTGCGCATCCCAATTGGGATATGGGCGCAAAGATCAGCGTCGATTCGGCGACGATGATGAATAAAGGCCTCGAATTTATCGAGGCGCATCATCTGTTTCCGGTCGGTCTGGACCGGCTGCGCATCGTGGTACACCCGCAAAGTGTGATCCATTCGATGGTCGAGTATCGCGACGGATCGACGCTCGCACAGCTTGGCCCGTCGGATATGAAAGTACCGATTGCATCCTGTCTCGCATGGCCAAAGCGGATGGAAACCGGCTGCGAACCGCTTGATTTACCTGCAATTGGTGAGCTGAGCTTCTTCGCCGCTGATGAGGAGCGTTTCCCCGCGACCAAGCTGGCGCGCGAGGCGGTCCATGCGGGCGGAGCAGCACCGGCAACGCTCAATGCAGCGAATGAAGTGGCGGTTGCCGCGTTCCTTGCCGGTCAGATCGGGTTCACACAGATCGCCGCAATGGTGGCGGAAACCCTCAATAACGATATACAGGCCGCGCCGGGCACTTTGGATGAGGTGCTGGCGGTCGATAGCGACGCACGGGCGCGTGCTGGCGAAGTTCTGGCCGAAATTCTGGAGAGAGACTGA
- the rseP gene encoding RIP metalloprotease RseP codes for MFESVPIWMMILGFLLVLGPLVTVHELGHYLVGRWFGVKAEAFSVGFGKELIGRNDKHGTRWKISALPIGGYVQFKGDMNPASIPDADALRDLPADERDGNFHHAALWKRVLIVLAGPVTNILVALGIFAAFLMIYGKALPADPAQQNIVASFAEVSAAREAGLEVGDKIVAVNDETLTDFRHLQRSIALYPGETVDISYVRDGETSTVPVTIGSFQEKDRFGNESTVGRIGIAPEPFERVFEPVGPIEATSLAVTQSLQIVDMMVTGIKQILLGDRSVRELGGPIKIAKYSGEQLSLGPDAFVFFVALISINLAFINLLPIPALDGGHLAFYAVEAVRRKPVGPVGTEWAYRTGVALVLMLMIFVTANDVVSLFI; via the coding sequence TTGTTCGAATCTGTACCGATCTGGATGATGATCCTGGGCTTCCTGCTCGTGCTAGGGCCGCTGGTTACCGTGCATGAGCTGGGCCACTATCTAGTGGGCCGCTGGTTCGGCGTGAAGGCGGAAGCGTTCTCGGTCGGCTTTGGCAAGGAGCTGATCGGGCGCAATGACAAGCACGGCACGCGCTGGAAAATCTCCGCGCTGCCGATTGGCGGCTATGTCCAGTTCAAAGGCGATATGAATCCGGCCAGCATTCCCGATGCGGATGCTTTGAGAGATTTGCCTGCAGACGAACGCGATGGCAATTTCCACCATGCAGCGTTGTGGAAGCGGGTGCTCATTGTGCTGGCAGGCCCCGTGACCAATATACTGGTCGCGCTTGGCATTTTCGCCGCATTCCTGATGATTTACGGGAAAGCCTTGCCTGCCGATCCGGCACAGCAAAATATTGTCGCCAGCTTTGCCGAGGTCTCCGCCGCGCGTGAGGCAGGGCTGGAGGTCGGCGACAAGATCGTTGCGGTCAACGACGAGACGCTGACCGATTTCCGCCATTTGCAGCGCAGTATCGCACTATATCCGGGCGAAACGGTCGATATCTCTTATGTGCGCGATGGTGAAACAAGCACGGTTCCGGTCACGATCGGTAGCTTCCAGGAAAAAGACCGGTTCGGCAACGAATCTACGGTCGGACGGATCGGCATTGCGCCCGAGCCATTCGAGCGTGTTTTTGAGCCCGTCGGGCCAATCGAGGCGACTTCGCTTGCGGTGACGCAGAGCCTCCAGATCGTTGACATGATGGTCACCGGTATCAAGCAAATCCTCTTAGGTGACAGGTCGGTGAGGGAGCTTGGCGGCCCAATCAAGATCGCGAAATATTCTGGCGAGCAGCTGAGCCTTGGCCCCGATGCGTTCGTGTTCTTCGTCGCACTGATCTCAATTAACTTGGCATTCATTAACCTGCTGCCAATCCCCGCGCTCGACGGAGGGCATCTGGCTTTTTATGCGGTTGAGGCAGTTCGCCGTAAACCGGTTGGTCCCGTTGGCACCGAATGGGCCTATCGCACGGGTGTCGCATTGGTATTGATGCTGATGATATTTGTGACGGCCAACGATGTGGTCTCGCTGTTCATTTAG